In Gossypium hirsutum isolate 1008001.06 chromosome D06, Gossypium_hirsutum_v2.1, whole genome shotgun sequence, one genomic interval encodes:
- the LOC121203583 gene encoding homeobox-leucine zipper protein ATHB-6, which yields MKRLSPSPSLDAFMSISQPKEEKSSKKHQIYSKEFQAMLDGLDEEDSLEEGGQATEKKRRLSMHQVKALEKNFDVGNKLEPERKVKLAEELGLQPRQVAIWFQNRRARWKTKVLEKDYAMLKANYDALKLDHDNLEKEKLGLIAKLRDLKSKLKEECPSFSVRNKEQGCCENDDDDDCNGIVKEESNVMNGSSSSSDSSNNHKWFKPFESRMDMGYTYDEPELVELEERSMFSAEESCGFFSVDQAPSLQWYFTGQ from the exons ATGAAGAGGCTCAGTCCTTCACCTTCCTTGGATGCTTTCATGTCCATCTCTCAGCCTAAAG AGGAGAAGAGTTCAAAGAAGCACCAAATTTACAGCAAGGAATTCCAGGCTATGTTAGATGGTTTAGATGAAGAAGACAGCTTAGAAGAAGGTGGTCAAGCAACAGAGAAGAAAAGGCGTTTATCTATGCATCAAGTTAAGGCTTTGGAGAAGAATTTCGATGTGGGAAACAAGTTAGAACCAGAGAGAAAAGTGAAGTTAGCTGAAGAATTGGGGTTACAGCCAAGGCAAGTGGCTATTTGGTTCCAAAACCGACGTGCTCGTTGGAAGACCAAGGTGTTGGAGAAAGATTATGCAATGCTTAAAGCTAATTATGATGCTCTTAAGCTTGATCATGACaatcttgaaaaagaaaaactgGGTCTAATTGCAAAG CTGAGGGACTTGAAATCAAAGTTGAAAGAAGAGTGTCCAAGCTTTTCAGTGAGGAACAAAGAGCAAGGTTGCTGTgagaatgatgatgatgatgattgtaaTGGGATCGTTAAAGAAGAAAGCAATGTGATGAATGGTTCGTCTTCATCGTCGgattcatcaaataatcataagtGGTTTAAACCATTTGAGTCGAGAATGGATATGGGGTATACGTATGATGAGCCAGAGTTGGTGGAATTGGAAGAACGAAGCATGTTTAGTGCAGAGGAATCTTGTGGTTTCTTCTCAGTTGATCAAGCTCCATCTCTTCAATGGTACTTCACGGGGCAGTAA